The genomic segment TGACGACCGGCAGAAAGGCAAGAGGGTGTCCCGGGAGTGGCAGAGACTGGGCCGCTTCACCGCAGGGGTGATGCACAAGGAAGTGGCCTTGTACCTGCAGAAGCTTAAGGAGCTGGAGGTGAAGCAGGAGGAAGTGGTGAAGGAGAACATGGAGCTCAAGGAGCTGTGCGTGCTGCTGGACGAGGAGAAGGGCGCGGGCTGCGCGGGCAGCCGCTGCTCCATCGACAGCCAGGCCAGCCTGTGCCAGCTCACCGCCTCCTCCGCACCCTGCGTGCGCGACGTGGGTGATGGCAGCAGCACCTCCAGCACCGGCAGCACCGACAGCCCCGACCACCACAAGCACCACGCGAGCGGTGGCAGCCCCGAGCACCTGCAGAAGCCCCGGGCCGAGGGCAGCCCTGAGCATGCCAAGCACAGGAGCACTAGCCCAGAGCATCTACAGAAACCCAGGGCCTCTGGGACCCCTGATCACCCCAAAGCACTCAAAGGACCCAGCCCTGAGCACCACAAACCCATGTGCAAGGGCAGCCCTGAACAGCAAAGGCACCCGCACCCAGGGAGCAGCCCTGAAACGCTGCCCAAGCACGTGCTGAGCGGGAGCCCGGAACACTTCCAGAAGCACAGACCCGGGGGCAGCCCCGAGCACGCCAGGCACAGTGGAGGGAGCCCCGAGCATCTTCAGAAACATGCCCTCAGTGGAAGCCTGGAGCATCTACCCAGAGCCAGGGGCACCAGCCCTGAGCACCTCAAACAGCATTATGGGGGCAGCCCTGATCACAAACACGTGGGCggaggcggtggcggcggcggcagcggtggaggcagcagggagggtaCCTTGCGGAGGCAGGCGCAGGAGGAAGTGTCACCCCATCACCGGAATGTCTACAGTGGCATGAACGGTGGGTCAGTACGTGTCGGGGAAACGCTTTGGCGGGGGCAGCTTGGTAGAGAGTTCTGAGAGATAAAGGGTGTTCCAGCCATTTGAGAAAGTGGGGGGTGAAGAGGGGGTGCAAACTAACATTTGTCCCCAAATCATGACGTACGTTTCTACCCACCCTCGCATTGGTTTTAGTTCACACAATTATCCGTTCAGGAAGCTTGGAGAGGACTAGGAGGCattaggggagggagaggaacaatAATTCCGTGGGACTTTGAGTACTCAGGGTGAGATTTATGGGTACTGAAGATAAAACCAGAAGGAGCTAAGATTCTTCCATCTTGAACTTGAGTGTTTTCCTAGTTGGGTGCAGTTTCCTACTGGGGCTTGCTTGTGGAGCAGGTGACCAAAAGGTTTCTGAATCCAGGTAATAGTTTGTGtgcaggaagaaatgaatatttattatgaaaacaataGCATCATTAAAAGGAAATATAGCATTCCTAAACAGACTTGATGCTGGGTTGCCTGAATGCTATGAATATGCCTTAACTTGACCTtgggatttttttcattgtgttggGAGCCTTAACATGACTCTGTAACTTCACTTTCCATCTAAAATGCTTCAAGTAAttcccttccccactcactcAAATCCTACCCAGTCCTCCTACCAAACTCCCTGTAACATATTCTGAACAGTGCACTCTTTTACCTTCCAAGAGAAATCTTTTTCCATTGCTTAAATGTTCCTTTTTAAGAATATACAGATGTGTTTGGACACTCCTTTGGTTTCCAAAGCATAATATCCACTGCATTTGCTGAAGTGGCTCTAAACCCAAGTTTTTAAACCTTTTAGAAGAGATTTAATTTTCTGCATCTTGGTTCTGAAACCACTTTGGactcaagagggaaaaaaatcattcctttaaaaaacaaacaaacaaaaatcctcacAGTCCTTTTATGTTACCTATGGTTGAGTTGGAATAAAATGATTGGTTTTATAAACTGTGggcttttttcactcaaaatATCTGAGCTTTTTCACTTTGAAAGCTGCTCTGGAGTCAACAGTCAGCTTTGAGCAGTGGTGGCTTCCAATTTTAGCGGCAACACAATGGGGTAAATTTTCAATATTGTCCTTGGGGATTTAC from the Desmodus rotundus isolate HL8 chromosome 5, HLdesRot8A.1, whole genome shotgun sequence genome contains:
- the CCDC85A gene encoding coiled-coil domain-containing protein 85A isoform X3, whose product is MSKAAGSGAAAAESCPPASAGASAAVEDLSKVSDEELLQWSKEELIRSLRRAEAEKVSAMLDHSNLIREVNRRLQLHLGEIRGLKDINQKLQEDNQELRDLCCFLDDDRQKGKRVSREWQRLGRFTAGVMHKEVALYLQKLKELEVKQEEVVKENMELKELCVLLDEEKGAGCAGSRCSIDSQASLCQLTASSAPCVRDVGDGSSTSSTGSTDSPDHHKHHASGGSPEHLQKPRAEGSPEHAKHRSTSPEHLQKPRASGTPDHPKALKGPSPEHHKPMCKGSPEQQRHPHPGSSPETLPKHVLSGSPEHFQKHRPGGSPEHARHSGGSPEHLQKHALSGSLEHLPRARGTSPEHLKQHYGGSPDHKHVGGGGGGGGSGGGSREGTLRRQAQEEVSPHHRNVYSGMNGGLCGGNLEMLQVRVLELGSICLETSTKDPCEKHSFKHEITTARTREKTKEGVDFHQPELME
- the CCDC85A gene encoding coiled-coil domain-containing protein 85A isoform X2, whose translation is MSKAAGSGAAAAESCPPASAGASAAVEDLSKVSDEELLQWSKEELIRSLRRAEAEKVSAMLDHSNLIREVNRRLQLHLGEIRGLKDINQKLQEDNQELRDLCCFLDDDRQKGKRVSREWQRLGRFTAGVMHKEVALYLQKLKELEVKQEEVVKENMELKELCVLLDEEKGAGCAGSRCSIDSQASLCQLTASSAPCVRDVGDGSSTSSTGSTDSPDHHKHHASGGSPEHLQKPRAEGSPEHAKHRSTSPEHLQKPRASGTPDHPKALKGPSPEHHKPMCKGSPEQQRHPHPGSSPETLPKHVLSGSPEHFQKHRPGGSPEHARHSGGSPEHLQKHALSGSLEHLPRARGTSPEHLKQHYGGSPDHKHVGGGGGGGGSGGGSREGTLRRQAQEEVSPHHRNVYSGMNESTLSYVRQLEARVRQLEEENRMLPQGSFRLSSGADGNNSSPTSPASFSGHTTPSQQPEPVVHSLKVVWRKLGDAAGSCPGIRQHLSGNQYKGPM
- the CCDC85A gene encoding coiled-coil domain-containing protein 85A isoform X1, whose translation is MSKAAGSGAAAAESCPPASAGASAAVEDLSKVSDEELLQWSKEELIRSLRRAEAEKVSAMLDHSNLIREVNRRLQLHLGEIRGLKDINQKLQEDNQELRDLCCFLDDDRQKGKRVSREWQRLGRFTAGVMHKEVALYLQKLKELEVKQEEVVKENMELKELCVLLDEEKGAGCAGSRCSIDSQASLCQLTASSAPCVRDVGDGSSTSSTGSTDSPDHHKHHASGGSPEHLQKPRAEGSPEHAKHRSTSPEHLQKPRASGTPDHPKALKGPSPEHHKPMCKGSPEQQRHPHPGSSPETLPKHVLSGSPEHFQKHRPGGSPEHARHSGGSPEHLQKHALSGSLEHLPRARGTSPEHLKQHYGGSPDHKHVGGGGGGGGSGGGSREGTLRRQAQEEVSPHHRNVYSGMNESTLSYVRQLEARVRQLEEENRMLPQGSFRLSSGADGNNSSPTSPASFSGHTTPSQQPEPVVHSLKVLDVQETIDRQQGKEYEHDLSETEKAIVREMCNVVWRKLGDAAGSCPGIRQHLSGNQYKGPM
- the CCDC85A gene encoding coiled-coil domain-containing protein 85A isoform X5, with the protein product MSKAAGSGAAAAESCPPASAGASAAVEDLSKVSDEELLQWSKEELIRSLRRAEAEKVSAMLDHSNLIREVNRRLQLHLGEIRGLKDINQKLQEDNQELRDLCCFLDDDRQKGKRVSREWQRLGRFTAGVMHKEVALYLQKLKELEVKQEEVVKENMELKELCVLLDEEKGAGCAGSRCSIDSQASLCQLTASSAPCVRDVGDGSSTSSTGSTDSPDHHKHHASGGSPEHLQKPRAEGSPEHAKHRSTSPEHLQKPRASGTPDHPKALKGPSPEHHKPMCKGSPEQQRHPHPGSSPETLPKHVLSGSPEHFQKHRPGGSPEHARHSGGSPEHLQKHALSGSLEHLPRARGTSPEHLKQHYGGSPDHKHVGGGGGGGGSGGGSREGTLRRQAQEEVSPHHRNVYSGMNGCVEETWRCCRFVSWN
- the CCDC85A gene encoding coiled-coil domain-containing protein 85A isoform X4 — protein: MSKAAGSGAAAAESCPPASAGASAAVEDLSKVSDEELLQWSKEELIRSLRRAEAEKVSAMLDHSNLIREVNRRLQLHLGEIRGLKDINQKLQEDNQELRDLCCFLDDDRQKGKRVSREWQRLGRFTAGVMHKEVALYLQKLKELEVKQEEVVKENMELKELCVLLDEEKGAGCAGSRCSIDSQASLCQLTASSAPCVRDVGDGSSTSSTGSTDSPDHHKHHASGGSPEHLQKPRAEGSPEHAKHRSTSPEHLQKPRASGTPDHPKALKGPSPEHHKPMCKGSPEQQRHPHPGSSPETLPKHVLSGSPEHFQKHRPGGSPEHARHSGGSPEHLQKHALSGSLEHLPRARGTSPEHLKQHYGGSPDHKHVGGGGGGGGSGGGSREGTLRRQAQEEVSPHHRNVYSGMNESTLSYVRQLEARVRQLEEENRMLPQVVWRKLGDAAGSCPGIRQHLSGNQYKGPM